Proteins from one Bradysia coprophila strain Holo2 unplaced genomic scaffold, BU_Bcop_v1 contig_229, whole genome shotgun sequence genomic window:
- the LOC119075546 gene encoding uncharacterized protein LOC119075546 → MFVVLCAIFALALTGTEAQDYATGVQISSFATAEEPTCTKTGPECAADCSTLMICMAGDPTPLDTVLCSSPNQYCVNGACTTKPTSQCTSAPSFTCTDDGVFPEPSDCTRYRTCEAGESSLLQCPTGFVFNSQLNVCQRGTLPCSKIDCSKASTSKPYIVYASNTRFYAYCIFNAGNIRTIMFRCGESEIFDTSINACRLNCKAKGYYQNPSSCNEYFYCSAASAKPSEVMACPPNYVFDGTGCNSDASKCKFPPPAVV, encoded by the exons ATGTTCGTTGTACTCTGTGCAATATTCGCTTTGGCGCTG ACTGGTACCGAAGCCCAAGACTATGCAACAGGCGTGCAAATTTCATCTTTTGCAACCGCCGAAGAACCAACATGTACCAAAACTGGTCCCGAATGTGCAGCCGATTGCTCAACATTAATG ATCTGTATGGCCGGTGATCCTACACCATTAGACACAGTCCTTTGCTCTTCTCCAAATCAGTATTGCGTGAACGGTGCCTGTACAACGAAACCAACCAGCCAATGCACTAGCGCACCATCATTTACCTGCACTGACGATGGGGTATTTCCAG AACCCTCGGACTGTACCAGATATCGAACCTGTGAAGCAGGAGAATCTTCACTACTGCAGTGTCCAACTGGATTTGTATTCAATTCTCAACTCAACGTTTGCCAAAGGGGAACATTACCTTGCTCCAAAATCGACTGCTCAAAGGCATCCACCTCCAAGCCGTACATTGTCTACGCTAGCAATACCAGATTTTATGCTTACTGTATATTCAATGCGGGAAACATCCGAACAATTATGTTCCGATGTGGAGAAAGTGAGATCTTCGACACCTCCATCAATGCATGCCGACTCAATTGCAAAGCCAAAGGATACTACCAGAACCCATCCAGTTGCAATGAATATTTCTATTGTAGTGCTGCTTCAGCTAAACCATCCGAGGTGATGGCCTGTCCACCAAATTATGTGTTCGATGGCACTGGTTGCAACAGCGATGCCAGCAAATGTAAATTCCCTCCTCCAGCTGTtgtttag